One genomic segment of Mycolicibacterium gilvum includes these proteins:
- the gcvH gene encoding glycine cleavage system protein GcvH — translation MSEIPADLSYTEEHEWVQRTGDDTVRVGITDYAQAALGDVVFVQLPDVDAALTAGESFGEVESTKSVSDLYAPLTAKVVAVNGDLESNPQLVNSDPYGEGWLVELQADSASLDAALAELFDAEGYRGHVAD, via the coding sequence GTGAGCGAGATCCCCGCCGACCTGTCCTACACCGAAGAACACGAGTGGGTGCAGCGGACCGGCGATGACACCGTGCGCGTCGGCATCACCGACTACGCGCAGGCCGCGCTGGGCGACGTGGTGTTCGTCCAGCTGCCCGACGTCGATGCCGCGTTGACCGCGGGGGAGTCGTTCGGCGAGGTGGAGTCGACGAAATCGGTGTCGGACCTCTACGCCCCGCTCACCGCGAAAGTGGTTGCGGTCAACGGTGATCTGGAGAGCAACCCGCAGCTGGTCAACTCGGATCCGTACGGCGAGGGCTGGCTGGTCGAATTGCAGGCCGACAGCGCGTCCCTGGACGCGGCACTGGCGGAATTGTTCGACGCCGAAGGCTACCGCGGCCACGTCGCCGACTGA
- the garA gene encoding glycogen accumulation regulator GarA, whose amino-acid sequence MTDKDFNSGGDSDEVTVETTSVFRADFLNELDAPPAAGGDSAVSGVEGLPAGSALLVVKRGPNAGSRFLLDQPTTSAGRHPDSDIFLDDVTVSRRHAEFRLESGEFQVVDVGSLNGTYVNREPVDSAVLANGDEVQIGKFRLVFLTGPKGDDGANG is encoded by the coding sequence GTGACGGACAAGGACTTCAACTCTGGGGGCGACTCTGACGAAGTCACTGTGGAGACCACATCGGTGTTCCGCGCCGACTTCCTCAACGAGCTCGACGCTCCGCCCGCCGCAGGCGGCGACAGCGCGGTCTCGGGAGTGGAAGGACTTCCGGCCGGTTCGGCACTGCTGGTCGTCAAACGCGGCCCCAACGCCGGATCCCGGTTCCTGCTGGATCAACCGACCACGTCGGCGGGCAGGCACCCCGACAGCGACATCTTCCTCGACGACGTCACCGTGAGCCGTCGCCACGCCGAGTTCCGACTCGAGAGTGGCGAGTTCCAGGTCGTCGACGTGGGCAGCCTCAACGGCACGTACGTCAACCGTGAACCCGTCGACTCGGCGGTGCTCGCCAATGGCGACGAGGTGCAGATCGGCAAGTTCCGCCTGGTGTTCCTGACCGGGCCGAAGGGTGACGACGGCGCCAACGGCTGA
- the ftsR gene encoding transcriptional regulator FtsR, producing the protein MTQPDTPGPSGMSIGVVLDLLRADFPDVTISKIRFLEAEGLVTPERTASGYRRFTAYDCARLRFILTAQRDNYLPLKVIKSQLDALPDGELPQTVSPYGTPRLVSVGQQTASEPAPAPSPAQVRLSRDDLLERSGVSDDLLTSLIRAGVITPIFKGAGTTLFDEHSVVIAQCARALADYGVEPRHLRAFRSAADRQSDLIAQIAGPVGKGGKAGARDRADDLAREVAALAITLHTSLIKSAVRDVLDR; encoded by the coding sequence ATGACCCAACCCGACACACCCGGACCGAGCGGGATGTCGATCGGGGTCGTGCTGGACCTTCTGCGTGCCGATTTCCCGGACGTCACGATCTCCAAGATCCGTTTCCTGGAAGCCGAAGGGCTGGTGACACCGGAGCGCACCGCGTCCGGATACCGGCGGTTCACCGCCTACGACTGTGCGCGGCTGCGCTTCATCCTGACCGCGCAGCGGGACAACTACCTTCCGCTGAAGGTGATCAAGTCACAGCTCGACGCGCTGCCGGACGGCGAGTTGCCGCAGACGGTGTCGCCGTACGGGACGCCCCGGCTGGTGTCGGTGGGCCAGCAGACGGCGTCGGAGCCGGCGCCCGCCCCGTCGCCGGCGCAGGTCCGGCTCAGCCGCGATGACCTGCTCGAACGTTCCGGCGTCAGCGACGACCTGCTGACGTCGCTGATCAGGGCCGGGGTGATCACCCCGATCTTCAAGGGCGCCGGGACCACGCTGTTCGACGAGCATTCCGTGGTGATCGCCCAGTGCGCCCGCGCGCTGGCCGACTACGGCGTCGAACCACGTCATCTCAGGGCGTTCCGGTCGGCGGCGGACCGACAGTCCGATCTGATCGCGCAGATCGCCGGCCCGGTCGGCAAGGGCGGAAAGGCCGGCGCGCGCGACCGCGCCGACGATCTCGCCCGTGAGGTCGCCGCACTCGCGATCACGTTGCACACGTCGTTGATCAAGTCGGCCGTGCGCGACGTTCTGGATCGCTGA
- a CDS encoding bifunctional nuclease family protein, translating into MGEVRVIGIRVEPPQNQPVLLLRESNGDRYLPIWIGQSEAAAIALEQQGVEPLRPMTHDLFRDVIAALGHSLKEVRIVDLQEGTFYADLVFDRDIKVSARPSDSVAIALRVGVPIYVEEAVLAEAGLLIPDESDEESTGGVREDEVEKFKEFLDSVSPDDFKAT; encoded by the coding sequence ATGGGTGAGGTTCGTGTGATCGGTATCCGCGTGGAACCGCCCCAGAACCAGCCAGTCCTGTTGTTGCGGGAGTCCAACGGCGACCGGTATCTGCCGATCTGGATCGGGCAGTCCGAGGCCGCCGCGATCGCGCTCGAACAGCAGGGCGTCGAGCCGCTGCGCCCGATGACCCACGACCTGTTCCGCGATGTCATTGCTGCGCTTGGTCATTCGCTCAAAGAGGTGCGGATCGTGGATCTGCAGGAGGGCACGTTCTACGCCGACCTGGTCTTCGACCGTGACATCAAGGTGTCGGCGCGACCGTCGGACTCGGTCGCGATCGCGCTGCGCGTGGGCGTTCCGATCTACGTCGAGGAAGCCGTGCTGGCCGAGGCCGGTCTGCTGATCCCCGACGAGAGCGACGAGGAGTCCACCGGCGGGGTGCGCGAGGACGAGGTCGAGAAGTTCAAGGAGTTCCTCGACAGCGTGTCTCCCGACGACTTCAAGGCCACCTGA
- a CDS encoding MerR family transcriptional regulator: MGDTPRQGQLDLTTDSGTDSGTGTTETEGQPQAVSEPVQGGLFPDDSVPDELVGYRGPSACQIAGITYRQLDYWARTSLVVPSIRGAAGSGSQRLYSFKDILVLKIVKRLLDTGISLHNIRVAVDHLRQRGVQDLANITLFSDGTTVYECTSAEEVVDLLQGGQGVFGIAVSGAMRELTGAIADFPGERADGGESISAPEDELASRRKHRDRKIG; encoded by the coding sequence GTGGGCGACACGCCACGCCAGGGGCAGCTGGACCTGACCACAGATTCCGGCACAGACTCCGGCACGGGCACCACCGAGACGGAGGGCCAGCCCCAGGCGGTCAGCGAGCCCGTGCAGGGCGGCCTCTTCCCCGACGACTCCGTCCCGGACGAACTCGTCGGCTACCGAGGACCCAGCGCGTGCCAGATCGCCGGCATCACCTACCGCCAACTCGACTACTGGGCCCGCACCTCACTGGTGGTCCCGTCGATTCGCGGTGCCGCCGGATCGGGTAGCCAGCGGCTGTACTCCTTCAAGGACATCCTCGTCCTCAAGATCGTGAAACGCCTGCTCGACACCGGTATCTCGCTGCACAACATCCGCGTCGCCGTGGATCACCTGCGCCAGCGCGGTGTCCAGGATCTGGCCAACATCACCCTGTTCTCCGACGGCACCACCGTCTACGAGTGCACCTCGGCCGAAGAGGTCGTCGACCTGCTGCAGGGCGGTCAGGGTGTGTTCGGCATCGCCGTGTCGGGTGCGATGCGGGAGCTGACCGGGGCCATCGCCGACTTCCCGGGCGAACGCGCCGACGGCGGCGAGTCGATCTCGGCGCCGGAGGACGAGCTGGCGTCGAGGCGCAAGCACCGCGACCGCAAGATCGGCTGA
- the gcvP gene encoding aminomethyl-transferring glycine dehydrogenase, which yields MPDQTPSPSVLRFVDRHIGPDDQAVETLLNTIGVPSLDELAAKALPDVILDRLSTDGVAPGLEHLPAAATEHEALAELRALAQSNTVAVSMIGQGYYDTLTPPVLRRNIIENPAWYTAYTPYQPEISQGRLEALLNFQTMVTDLTGLEVANASMLDEGTAAAEAMTLMHRAVRGPATRLAVDADVYPQTAAILATRAEPLGIEIVTADLRQGLPDGDFFGVIVQLPGASGVVHDWSALVEQAHERGALVAVGADLLAATMITPPGEIGADVAFGTTQRFGVPMGFGGPHAGYLAVHSKHARQLPGRLVGVSVDADGSRAYRLALQTREQHIRRDKATSNICTAQVLLAVLAAMYASYHGPDGLRGIAQRVHGHARALAAGLADAGVEVVHDSFFDTVLAHVAGRADEVRAAAKERGINVWAVDADHVSVACDEATTAEHVADVLAAFGAAPSGTDFAGPTVATRTSEFLTHPAFSDYRTETSMMRYLRSLADKDIALDRSMIPLGSCTMKLNAAAEMEAITWAEFGRQHPFAPASDTPGLRRLIADLQSWLTGITGYDEISLQPNAGSQGEYAGLLAIQAYHRARGDSGRTVCLIPSSAHGTNAASAAMVGMKVVVVACRANGDVDLDDLRAKVTEHADRLSALMITYPSTHGVYEHDIADICAAVHDAGGQVYVDGANLNALVGLARPGRFGGDVSHLNLHKTFCIPHGGGGPGVGPVAVRAHLAPYLPGHPLAAELSDDHTVSAAPYGSASILPITWAYIRMMGAAGLRSATLVAIASANYIARRLDEYYPVLYTGENGMVAHECILDLRGITKATGVTVDDVAKRLADYGFHAPTMSFPVAGTLMVEPTESESLSEIDAFCDAMIAIRAEIDRVGSGEWPVDDNPLRGAPHTAESLLVEEWTHPYTREQAAYPLGKGFRPKVWPPVRRIDGAYGDRNLVCSCPPVEAFA from the coding sequence GTGCCCGATCAGACTCCCTCCCCGTCCGTCCTGCGCTTCGTCGACAGGCACATCGGACCGGATGACCAGGCCGTCGAGACGCTGCTGAACACCATCGGCGTGCCGTCACTCGACGAACTCGCGGCCAAGGCGCTACCGGACGTCATTCTGGACAGGCTCTCCACCGACGGCGTCGCGCCGGGTCTGGAACACCTGCCCGCCGCCGCCACCGAGCACGAGGCGCTGGCCGAACTGCGTGCGCTGGCGCAGTCCAACACCGTCGCGGTGTCGATGATCGGCCAGGGCTATTACGACACGCTGACCCCGCCGGTGTTGCGCCGCAACATCATCGAGAACCCGGCCTGGTACACGGCCTACACGCCGTATCAGCCCGAGATCAGCCAGGGCCGACTCGAAGCCCTGCTCAACTTCCAGACGATGGTGACCGACCTGACCGGCCTCGAGGTCGCCAACGCGTCGATGCTCGACGAGGGCACCGCCGCCGCCGAGGCGATGACGCTGATGCACCGCGCCGTGCGCGGGCCGGCCACCCGGCTGGCGGTTGACGCGGACGTCTATCCGCAGACGGCCGCGATCCTGGCGACCCGGGCCGAGCCGCTGGGCATCGAGATCGTGACGGCCGACCTCCGTCAGGGCCTGCCCGACGGCGACTTCTTCGGCGTGATCGTCCAGCTTCCCGGCGCCAGTGGCGTGGTCCACGACTGGAGTGCACTGGTCGAGCAGGCGCACGAGCGCGGCGCCCTGGTGGCGGTCGGCGCCGACCTGCTGGCCGCGACGATGATCACCCCGCCCGGCGAGATCGGCGCCGACGTCGCGTTCGGCACGACCCAGCGCTTCGGCGTCCCGATGGGATTCGGCGGCCCGCACGCCGGATACCTGGCCGTGCATTCCAAGCATGCCCGCCAGCTGCCGGGCCGTCTCGTCGGCGTCTCGGTGGACGCGGACGGTTCGCGCGCCTACCGGCTGGCCCTGCAGACCCGCGAGCAGCACATCCGCCGCGACAAGGCGACGAGCAACATCTGCACCGCGCAGGTGCTGCTGGCCGTTCTCGCCGCGATGTACGCGAGCTACCACGGCCCCGACGGACTTCGCGGGATCGCGCAGCGCGTGCACGGTCACGCCCGCGCGCTGGCGGCGGGACTGGCGGACGCCGGAGTCGAGGTGGTGCACGACAGCTTCTTCGACACCGTGCTCGCGCACGTGGCTGGCCGCGCCGACGAGGTGCGCGCGGCGGCCAAGGAGCGCGGGATCAACGTGTGGGCCGTCGACGCCGACCACGTGTCGGTCGCCTGCGACGAGGCCACCACTGCCGAGCACGTCGCCGACGTACTGGCCGCGTTCGGTGCGGCTCCGTCGGGCACCGACTTCGCGGGCCCGACCGTCGCGACCCGGACCTCGGAGTTCCTGACCCATCCGGCGTTCTCCGACTACCGCACCGAGACGTCGATGATGCGGTATCTGCGGTCGCTGGCCGACAAGGACATCGCGCTCGACCGCAGCATGATCCCGCTCGGGTCCTGCACGATGAAGCTGAACGCCGCCGCGGAGATGGAGGCGATCACGTGGGCCGAGTTCGGCCGCCAGCATCCGTTCGCCCCCGCCTCGGACACCCCGGGGCTGCGACGGCTGATCGCCGACCTGCAGTCCTGGTTGACCGGCATCACCGGCTACGACGAGATCTCGTTGCAGCCCAACGCCGGGTCCCAGGGCGAGTACGCGGGCCTGCTGGCCATCCAGGCCTATCACCGCGCGCGCGGTGACTCGGGGCGCACGGTCTGCCTGATCCCGTCCAGCGCGCACGGCACCAACGCCGCGTCGGCGGCGATGGTCGGCATGAAGGTCGTCGTCGTGGCGTGCCGCGCGAACGGCGACGTCGACCTCGACGACCTCCGCGCGAAGGTCACCGAGCACGCCGACCGGCTGTCGGCGCTGATGATCACCTATCCGTCGACGCACGGGGTGTACGAGCACGACATCGCCGACATCTGCGCGGCGGTGCACGACGCGGGCGGCCAGGTGTACGTCGACGGCGCGAACCTCAACGCGCTCGTCGGTCTCGCCCGGCCCGGCCGGTTCGGCGGCGACGTCAGCCACCTCAACCTGCACAAGACGTTCTGCATCCCGCACGGTGGCGGCGGCCCCGGCGTCGGCCCGGTGGCGGTGCGTGCACATCTGGCGCCGTACCTGCCGGGGCATCCGCTCGCCGCGGAGCTGTCCGACGACCACACCGTGTCGGCCGCGCCGTACGGCTCGGCGTCGATCCTGCCGATCACGTGGGCCTACATCCGGATGATGGGTGCGGCCGGGCTGCGATCGGCGACGCTCGTGGCGATCGCGTCGGCCAACTACATCGCGCGCCGTCTCGATGAGTACTACCCGGTGCTCTACACCGGAGAGAACGGCATGGTGGCCCACGAGTGCATCCTCGACCTGCGCGGCATCACCAAGGCCACCGGCGTGACCGTCGACGATGTCGCCAAACGGCTGGCCGACTACGGCTTCCACGCCCCGACCATGAGCTTCCCGGTCGCGGGCACCCTGATGGTCGAGCCGACCGAAAGCGAGTCGCTGTCCGAGATCGACGCGTTCTGCGACGCGATGATCGCGATCCGCGCCGAGATCGACAGGGTCGGGTCGGGGGAGTGGCCGGTGGACGACAATCCGCTGCGCGGCGCCCCGCACACGGCGGAGTCCCTGCTGGTCGAGGAGTGGACCCATCCGTACACGCGTGAGCAGGCCGCCTACCCGCTCGGGAAGGGATTCCGGCCCAAGGTGTGGCCGCCGGTGCGGCGCATCGACGGCGCCTACGGCGACCGGAACCTGGTGTGCTCGTGCCCGCCTGTCGAGGCGTTCGCCTGA
- a CDS encoding thioesterase II family protein, protein MKGEAGVQPKLFIFPHAGGTPQYYVPFAKTFSTDIKRTAVQYPRQGGKQDFGSFTSLPDVADEIVKMVSPHADGGVNGPPVFFFGHSMGGLLAFEVARRFEDAGRPISALFVSAVAAPGLVGYDDIPDTDEGLLAAVTTITGADPEFMKNPEFAAAILPTLRGLKAIANYTCPPDVTLSCPIHAYYGDDDEIATADKVMPWAGRTSAGFTARDFKGHHFYLNDHLDDVVPDIEQKVWSSLRE, encoded by the coding sequence ATGAAAGGTGAGGCAGGGGTGCAGCCGAAGCTGTTCATCTTCCCCCACGCCGGCGGAACGCCGCAGTACTACGTGCCGTTCGCGAAGACCTTCTCGACCGACATCAAGCGGACCGCCGTGCAGTACCCGAGGCAGGGCGGCAAGCAGGACTTCGGCTCGTTCACGAGCCTGCCCGACGTCGCCGACGAGATCGTGAAGATGGTGTCGCCGCACGCGGACGGGGGCGTGAACGGACCGCCTGTCTTCTTCTTCGGACACAGCATGGGCGGGCTGCTCGCGTTCGAGGTCGCCCGGCGGTTCGAGGATGCGGGCCGGCCGATCTCGGCGCTGTTCGTGTCCGCGGTGGCCGCGCCGGGGCTCGTCGGCTACGACGACATCCCCGACACCGACGAGGGCCTGCTGGCGGCCGTCACCACGATCACCGGCGCCGATCCGGAGTTCATGAAGAACCCCGAGTTCGCCGCGGCGATCCTGCCGACGCTGCGGGGGCTCAAGGCGATCGCGAACTACACCTGCCCACCGGACGTCACGCTGTCGTGCCCCATCCACGCGTACTACGGGGACGACGACGAGATCGCGACCGCCGACAAGGTGATGCCGTGGGCCGGGCGGACCTCGGCCGGTTTCACCGCCCGTGATTTCAAGGGGCATCATTTCTACCTGAACGATCACCTCGACGACGTGGTGCCCGACATCGAGCAGAAGGTCTGGTCGAGCCTGCGCGAGTAG
- a CDS encoding AMP-binding protein yields MPLLESTIPGLLAERARTQPDDVAYTFIDYDVDPAGFAESLTWAQMHHRVQVVAEELLRHGVKGDRAAILAPQGLEYIIAFYGAMAAGFIAVPLPVPALGQLDERVNGALRDCQPVAVLTTSAVVNDIMTYVGGLPGGISPVVVEVDALDFDSPRTVEINVGPLPKTAYLQYTSGSTRAPAGVIMTHRNVIANLEQIFTDYMSHRGGVPPQDTTMVSWLPFYHDMGLIQGVFATLLCPPDGPDGKWGRPAILMSPVAFLQKPARWIQQLALNTHSWSAAPNFAFELSVRRTSDADMAGLDLGDVLGIISGSERIHSATIRRFNERFAQFNLPDFTVRPSYGLAEATLYVISAPTGHKPATVRFDYEKLSAGHAERCGTESGTELVSYGAPRSSTVRIVDPETRMENPDGKIGEIWVHGEQVAMGYWRNPQLTERTFGGEIADPTPGTPVGTWLRTGDLGVMSEGEMFIIGRIKDLLIVDGRNHYPDDIEATIQEITGGRVAAVSVLEDTSEQLVAIVEMKKKGGSEAEALDKLRAVKREVASAIKRSHSVRVADLVLVAPGSIPITTSGKIRRSACADRYRLDEFSRLDVTT; encoded by the coding sequence ATGCCGTTGCTTGAGTCGACCATTCCTGGCTTGCTGGCCGAGCGGGCGCGTACGCAGCCCGACGATGTGGCCTATACCTTCATCGACTACGACGTCGACCCCGCAGGCTTCGCCGAGAGCCTCACCTGGGCCCAGATGCACCACCGCGTCCAGGTGGTCGCCGAGGAACTGCTGCGCCACGGCGTCAAGGGCGACCGCGCCGCGATCCTCGCCCCGCAGGGCCTGGAGTACATCATCGCCTTCTACGGGGCGATGGCGGCGGGCTTCATCGCCGTGCCGCTCCCGGTTCCCGCACTCGGCCAGCTCGACGAGCGGGTCAACGGCGCGCTGCGCGACTGCCAGCCCGTCGCGGTGCTGACCACCTCCGCGGTCGTCAACGACATCATGACCTACGTCGGAGGACTGCCCGGCGGCATCTCGCCGGTCGTGGTGGAGGTCGACGCGCTCGACTTCGATTCCCCGCGCACCGTCGAGATCAACGTCGGACCGCTGCCGAAGACCGCCTACCTGCAGTACACCTCCGGGTCGACGCGCGCGCCCGCCGGCGTGATCATGACGCACCGCAATGTCATCGCGAACCTCGAGCAGATCTTCACCGACTACATGTCGCACCGCGGTGGCGTGCCCCCGCAGGACACCACGATGGTGTCGTGGCTGCCCTTCTACCACGACATGGGTCTGATCCAGGGTGTGTTCGCGACGCTGCTGTGCCCGCCGGACGGGCCCGACGGCAAGTGGGGCCGCCCCGCCATCCTGATGAGCCCGGTCGCGTTCCTGCAGAAGCCGGCCCGCTGGATCCAGCAGCTCGCGCTGAACACGCACTCCTGGTCGGCCGCTCCGAACTTCGCGTTCGAGCTGTCCGTGCGCCGGACCTCCGACGCCGACATGGCCGGCCTCGATCTCGGTGACGTGCTGGGCATCATCAGCGGTAGCGAGCGCATCCACTCCGCGACGATCCGCCGGTTCAACGAGCGCTTCGCGCAGTTCAACCTGCCCGACTTCACGGTGCGTCCGTCCTACGGCCTGGCCGAGGCCACGCTGTACGTGATCTCCGCACCCACCGGCCACAAGCCGGCCACCGTGCGCTTCGACTACGAGAAGCTCTCGGCCGGCCATGCCGAACGGTGTGGCACCGAATCGGGCACCGAGCTGGTCAGCTACGGCGCCCCGCGGTCGTCGACCGTCCGCATCGTCGATCCGGAGACCCGGATGGAGAATCCGGACGGCAAGATCGGTGAGATCTGGGTGCACGGCGAGCAGGTCGCGATGGGTTACTGGCGCAACCCGCAGTTGACCGAGCGCACCTTCGGCGGCGAGATCGCCGACCCGACCCCGGGCACCCCGGTGGGCACCTGGCTGCGCACCGGCGACCTCGGTGTGATGTCCGAAGGCGAGATGTTCATCATCGGCCGCATCAAGGACCTGCTGATCGTCGACGGACGCAACCACTACCCGGACGACATCGAGGCCACGATCCAGGAGATCACCGGCGGCCGGGTCGCCGCGGTGTCGGTCCTGGAGGACACTAGCGAGCAACTGGTGGCGATCGTCGAGATGAAGAAGAAGGGCGGCTCGGAGGCCGAGGCCCTCGACAAGCTGCGCGCGGTCAAGCGTGAGGTCGCCTCGGCGATCAAACGGTCGCACAGCGTGCGCGTCGCCGACCTGGTGCTCGTCGCACCCGGTTCCATCCCGATCACCACCAGCGGCAAGATCCGGCGCTCGGCCTGTGCGGACCGCTACCGCCTCGACGAGTTCAGCCGCCTGGACGTCACCACATGA